The proteins below are encoded in one region of Gemmatimonas aurantiaca:
- a CDS encoding Ig-like domain-containing protein, with translation MPARRVPTSALPGRSLRALARVSARVCAPISAHTFARTSTAMFFAMLALLWTTACAGGADSVAGSGGGGGGSTGGAPARLDLSTSAVSLGAIGASEQINATVRNASGAAISGASVNWSSADITVADVAGAGTTAVITARAPGRTTIRAQIAGFVQDIAVQVLAVRGLSVTPVTGSLRAGDQITLVAALDADQGTVPDVRWASDNPGVATVSSSGVVTGVGPGSAVVRATAVADARISASALLTIMPARSVRIVGAPAMLWMGDEATLNSSVDVDSTQSRDVVWSSSQPTVASISDAGVVTAITTGTTTLRLTSAIDPRLQDSVRLEVRPARTVTVTPASATLGAGETRTLSARVVIEAGLSTAVTWRSDNPAIAMVAQNGMVTGVSQGSTTITAVSVADTTRRGSAMIDIVPVVRDLDLTPSAVSMFLEDTRQLTATVSADAGASRAVIWRSSNGAVASVSETGLVTANTVGTAIITAIAEADTTRRATSLVTVRYAPVVTVSPSSVFLTIGQTRQATVTVKADAGVSTAVTWQSANTAVATVSPAGLISAVGFGNTTITATSVADTSRSATITVEVTPTVRGVTITPAALTVAPGESRPLVGAVTGDPGVSATLIWRSSNASIASVSATGIVTGGTQGSATITALAAADTTKRATAAVTVRNAPLVTITPASASLTLGEQRTFSASVSAESGQSTAVTWRSGDATIVTVSPTGVVTAVGFGTTTVTAVAVADTTRQASVAVTVAPAIQSVSVTPSTATIGVGQTVQLTPAVVTQGSLSAAVSYRSSNPSVASVNFAGLVTGLGTGNATITVLSTVDTTKRATAAITISASPPPPTQLVTSWSSTRLGGALHEDVVALDAVDASTIFAVNSLGNVYRYNGSTWSLSATGASYNTRFVAVAATSGSHAIAVGTNGVIVRFNGSSWSTMSSGTAQTLYGVYLENSSVGFVVGANGTALRYNGSSWSTTSTGTSEALSGVWSTGGVAFAVGTSGTVLRYSGSSWSAQSSGTTETLYSVAGTSANDVVVVGTFGTVLRYNGSQWTRVSTGSLIADLFGVAGSSANGGRMVIASDDGALALNGSTLSTLSTPYAPRLFAVAMDGSGNVVVGGQRGVVMRTPSTSWETLNAAPDLIDAWTTGSTNSWAVGEFGFIYRWNGSTWSRQTTPTTSTLNTVWGSSASDAFAGGDHGTMLRWNGSSWSAMSFPSSGSVYGIWGSSASNVFAVTSTGQVLRYNGSGWSVVATASGALWSVFGSSASDVYVSGENGVVMRFNGTSWSSMNTPASGTIAGIWAGSASNLVAVGASSAGTTGLAYSSSGSSWSSVSTGTSRVLTSVWGQSAGDLYVTGEAGTILRFNGTSWSSMSSGTTDLLWAVTGSPSGTGGAFAVGYNSTLVTGTGSGSLLAAARSQGTISLEPAPGARTARGALPTGKQRQARKR, from the coding sequence ATGCCTGCGCGCCGTGTGCCCACGTCCGCGCTGCCTGGCCGTTCATTGCGTGCACTCGCGCGTGTGTCCGCGCGTGTTTGCGCGCCGATATCCGCACATACTTTCGCGCGCACATCCACCGCGATGTTCTTCGCGATGCTCGCGCTGTTGTGGACCACGGCGTGCGCGGGCGGCGCGGACTCCGTCGCGGGATCGGGCGGCGGCGGCGGCGGCAGCACGGGCGGCGCGCCGGCACGACTGGATCTCTCCACGAGCGCCGTGAGCCTGGGCGCCATCGGCGCGTCCGAACAGATCAATGCCACCGTACGCAATGCCTCCGGCGCCGCGATCAGCGGCGCATCGGTGAACTGGTCGAGCGCGGACATCACCGTGGCCGACGTGGCGGGCGCAGGCACGACCGCCGTGATCACCGCGCGCGCGCCGGGACGCACCACCATCCGCGCGCAGATCGCGGGCTTCGTGCAGGACATCGCCGTGCAGGTGCTCGCGGTGCGTGGACTTTCGGTCACACCAGTCACGGGCAGCTTGCGGGCCGGCGATCAGATCACGCTCGTGGCCGCACTCGACGCCGATCAGGGCACCGTACCCGATGTGCGTTGGGCCAGCGACAATCCGGGCGTCGCGACGGTGTCGAGCAGCGGCGTGGTGACGGGCGTGGGTCCTGGCAGTGCCGTGGTTCGTGCCACCGCCGTGGCCGATGCGCGCATCTCGGCGTCGGCGCTGCTCACCATCATGCCGGCACGCAGCGTCCGTATCGTGGGCGCACCCGCCATGTTGTGGATGGGCGACGAGGCGACGCTCAACAGCAGTGTCGATGTGGACAGCACGCAGTCCCGCGACGTGGTCTGGAGCAGCAGTCAGCCGACCGTGGCGTCGATCTCCGACGCCGGTGTCGTCACCGCCATCACCACCGGCACCACGACACTGCGCCTTACCTCCGCGATCGATCCGCGTCTGCAGGATTCCGTGCGTCTCGAAGTGCGCCCGGCCCGTACGGTCACCGTCACGCCCGCCAGCGCCACGCTGGGGGCCGGCGAAACACGCACACTGAGCGCCCGCGTGGTGATCGAAGCAGGGCTGAGCACGGCCGTCACCTGGCGGTCCGACAATCCGGCCATCGCCATGGTGGCCCAGAATGGCATGGTCACCGGTGTCTCGCAGGGCAGCACCACGATCACGGCCGTTTCCGTGGCGGACACCACACGACGTGGTTCCGCGATGATCGACATCGTGCCGGTCGTGCGGGATCTCGATCTCACGCCCAGTGCGGTCTCGATGTTCCTCGAAGACACGCGACAGCTGACGGCTACCGTGTCTGCCGATGCGGGTGCTTCGCGCGCGGTGATCTGGCGTTCCAGCAACGGCGCCGTGGCCTCGGTGAGTGAAACGGGTCTGGTGACCGCGAACACCGTGGGCACCGCGATCATCACCGCCATCGCGGAAGCGGATACGACACGCCGGGCGACCTCACTCGTCACCGTGCGCTACGCACCGGTGGTGACGGTTTCTCCGTCCAGTGTCTTCCTCACCATCGGTCAGACGCGACAGGCCACCGTCACCGTGAAAGCCGATGCCGGTGTGAGCACCGCGGTCACCTGGCAGTCCGCCAACACCGCCGTCGCCACCGTATCGCCCGCGGGACTCATCTCGGCGGTGGGATTCGGCAACACCACCATCACCGCAACGTCGGTGGCCGACACCTCACGCTCCGCCACCATCACCGTGGAAGTCACGCCGACCGTGCGGGGTGTGACCATCACCCCCGCCGCGCTCACCGTGGCGCCGGGTGAATCGCGTCCGCTCGTGGGTGCGGTGACCGGCGATCCAGGGGTATCCGCCACGCTGATCTGGCGTTCGAGCAATGCGTCCATCGCGAGTGTGTCGGCCACCGGTATCGTGACGGGCGGCACCCAGGGTTCGGCCACCATCACCGCGCTGGCTGCCGCGGACACCACCAAGCGCGCCACCGCCGCGGTCACCGTGCGCAATGCGCCACTGGTGACGATCACGCCCGCCTCCGCTTCGCTCACGCTCGGTGAGCAACGCACGTTCTCCGCGTCGGTGTCGGCGGAAAGTGGCCAGAGCACGGCCGTGACCTGGCGGAGTGGGGACGCGACGATCGTGACCGTCTCGCCGACCGGTGTCGTCACGGCCGTGGGCTTCGGCACCACCACGGTCACCGCCGTCGCGGTGGCCGACACCACCAGACAGGCCTCGGTCGCAGTGACGGTCGCACCGGCCATCCAATCGGTGAGCGTGACGCCGAGTACGGCGACGATCGGTGTCGGCCAGACCGTGCAATTGACTCCCGCGGTGGTGACACAGGGGTCGCTGTCGGCGGCCGTGAGTTACCGCAGCAGCAATCCTTCGGTGGCCAGCGTGAATTTCGCCGGACTCGTCACCGGACTCGGCACGGGCAACGCCACAATCACGGTGCTGTCCACGGTGGACACCACCAAACGCGCCACGGCCGCGATCACGATCAGCGCGTCACCGCCGCCGCCCACGCAGTTGGTCACGAGCTGGTCGAGCACACGATTGGGTGGGGCGTTGCATGAAGACGTGGTGGCGCTGGACGCGGTCGATGCGTCGACGATCTTTGCCGTGAACTCGCTGGGCAATGTCTATCGCTACAACGGCTCCACGTGGTCGCTGTCGGCGACGGGGGCGAGTTACAACACACGCTTCGTGGCGGTCGCCGCCACCAGCGGCAGTCACGCCATCGCCGTGGGCACGAATGGGGTGATCGTGCGCTTCAACGGGTCCTCCTGGAGCACCATGAGCAGCGGCACGGCGCAAACGCTCTATGGCGTGTATCTCGAGAACAGTTCGGTGGGCTTCGTGGTGGGCGCCAACGGCACCGCGCTCCGATACAACGGATCGTCGTGGAGCACGACGAGCACGGGCACGAGTGAAGCGCTGTCGGGTGTCTGGTCGACGGGCGGGGTGGCCTTTGCCGTGGGCACCAGTGGAACGGTGCTGCGCTACAGCGGTTCGTCGTGGAGCGCGCAGAGTTCGGGCACGACCGAGACCCTGTACAGTGTCGCGGGCACGTCGGCGAACGATGTGGTTGTCGTGGGCACGTTCGGTACGGTGTTGCGCTACAACGGCAGCCAGTGGACGCGCGTGTCGACCGGCAGCCTGATCGCCGATCTGTTCGGGGTCGCCGGGAGTTCCGCCAACGGGGGACGCATGGTGATCGCGTCCGATGACGGTGCACTGGCGTTGAACGGTTCGACGCTGTCGACGCTCTCCACCCCGTACGCCCCCCGTCTCTTTGCCGTGGCGATGGACGGGTCGGGCAACGTGGTCGTGGGCGGGCAGCGTGGTGTCGTCATGCGCACACCGTCGACGAGCTGGGAAACGCTCAATGCGGCCCCCGATCTGATCGACGCATGGACGACCGGCTCGACCAACAGTTGGGCCGTGGGCGAGTTCGGGTTCATCTACCGCTGGAACGGCAGTACCTGGAGCCGTCAGACCACGCCCACGACGAGCACGCTCAACACGGTCTGGGGCAGCAGCGCCAGCGATGCGTTTGCCGGTGGCGACCACGGCACCATGCTGCGCTGGAACGGCAGCAGCTGGTCCGCCATGTCCTTCCCGTCGTCGGGATCGGTGTACGGGATCTGGGGGTCGAGCGCCAGCAATGTGTTCGCGGTGACGTCCACCGGTCAGGTGCTGCGCTACAACGGTTCGGGATGGAGCGTGGTGGCCACGGCGTCCGGCGCACTCTGGTCGGTGTTCGGCTCGTCGGCGTCCGACGTGTACGTGTCGGGCGAGAACGGTGTGGTGATGCGCTTCAACGGCACGAGCTGGTCGTCGATGAACACCCCGGCATCGGGCACCATCGCCGGCATCTGGGCAGGCAGCGCGTCCAACCTCGTGGCCGTCGGCGCCAGCTCGGCCGGCACCACGGGACTGGCCTACAGCTCATCGGGCAGCAGCTGGAGTTCGGTGAGCACCGGCACCTCCCGTGTGCTCACGAGCGTCTGGGGACAGAGCGCCGGCGATCTCTATGTCACCGGTGAA